The genome window AAAGCAGGAGGCACGTCGGGGAGCTCTTCTTTCCTTGGGAACAGGGCTCCCTCTGCGGAAGTACAGTTTCTTTTCCAGGTCTGTCCGCTAGTTCCTCACTCACTTGTGGGTATTAAAAGCACAAAAGCCCTCAACTCCCCGCAGTGATTTGGGGGGTTTAAGACAAGGTTCCAGGAAGGTTCCTAAACCAGCGCGTTGTGGGCTGTGCCTGCATTTCTACTATCCCTATGAGCAGTCACCCAGGTCAGTCTGCCCATGGCCTGCTGAATAAAGGGGCCTCTGCCTCATCTGTCAGAAGGGAGGGAGAATTCTTCCCTTTGTACCTTCTCGCCTGGATCCGGAGAGGTTGGCACACTGGCTGAccgatgtaaaaaaaaaaaaagtgcaaataaCCTAGCATGCTTTATTCACTTAAGAATAGAAGCTTTGACTTTAGAGTCGCAATGAGACAGAATAAAGATGAGCTCAGGACACCCGGCATGCGGCCTGCGCCCTCGGTAACCCAGCGTCCCTGTGCGCTCGCACCGGGGCTCCGCTGAGCACGCGGCTTTGCTTGCAGTCAGTAGTTTTGCTGGCCCGGTGCTTTATTTGTCAAAGCTTCGCAGATTAAAATGGTTACGCACGTGCAACAACGCGTGTGTCCCCTCGCCCTTCTCTCCTGGGGGCTCTCCACGAGGACGCATTTGTAAACGTGTCTGCTTGTCcatgcgcgcgcgcgcgcggccgTCGCCCGTCAGGTGCTGCCCTGAATGGCAAAGGTGCAGAGAAAGCCCTGCACGCCGCCCCGCGCCCGGTGCTAACGCAGGGCGAAAAGTGCTCCGGGGAGAGGGCACCCCACCCTCCTCCCGGCCCGTTCAGGTGGCGTCCGGCCTTGGCCTCCGAGCCGGAGTCCAGCCGGTGACCGGCTGCCGTGCGTGAGCGCCTAAGCCCTGCATGGACGCCCGGGAGGCGAGAGGGAAGTAAACACGACTTTCTCAGGGTGGTCTCACGGCTGGGGGTTGGCGAGGGCCGGCGAGGGCCGCGGGCTCCCCACGGCGCTGACCTGCGCGCGATGTGCGTGGCCCCGCaccctctccacacacacacacacacgcccggCCCGGAAGGTCCACGCGGCTGCCGGCGCCTCTGCAGCCCTTGTTTTCATGGCGTAgctccggcccggcccggccgcgtGCGGCCAGCCCGGCGCCCGTGGCCCACCGGCGGGCCCCGGCGACCCCCGAGCGCAGGCCGAGCCCGCCGCAGGCCCGGGGAGGCCCCTGGCACACCTACCGCGCCGCGGCCGCGCCACCCACCGGCCGGGCCCCGCGGGCGGCCGGCCCGGGCGCGCCCTCCCCAGCCGCGGCCCCGCGCGCCATGTGTGCCCGGCGGGCCCCGGCCGGCCGCGGCGCCTTTAACCGGGGAAGGGGAGCGGGGCGGAGGGGGGGGCCGTCGGGCGGCTCAGAGGAgggctctttctttcttctttttttgaatgAACAGTGACGTACGTACAGGAAACCAGTCGGTTTGTGAGGAGAATGAAGTCAGCGGCcaggcccccgcccgcccccttcctccccgcccccgcccctcctccgcgcgccgcgcgcccgcccgccggcccgcccgcccgccgctcCCGGGGtccccgccgcgccgccgccgccgcccgcgaaGGTGCCCGGGCGCCGGGCCCCCCGCCAGCGGCCGTCAGAGCGCGGAGCTGCCGCACGGCGCGACcggaggaggcggcggccgccgccgccagcgcccCGGCGCGGGAGCGGGCGGAGCAGAAAGGGTGCGCAGCCCGGAGGCGGGTGCGCCGGCGGGTGCAGCGGAAGAGGGGTCCAGGGGGGCGAACTTCGTAGCAGTCATCCTTTTtaggaaaaagagggaaaaaaaaaataaaaccctccCCCGCTCCCCACCCTGGCCGCACCACACACGGCGCGGGCTCCTCGCGAGGCCGGCGCGTCCTGCCTTCATTGATCCGCAGCTTTTCGGAAAACGCGTCGGCTGCTCtcggagttgaatcagaagaggacCCCGCGCCGGCCGGGCCCCGTCGGCGTCCGGGGCAGAGTCCGCGCCGTGCCCGCGCGGCGCGCGCGCCTGTCAGTGGCCGAGGGGAGCCCGGACGGAGCGCGCTCCGGAGCTCGGGGCCGGATTCCTGCGGATTGACGTTTCTGAGGAGCAGAAACCCGGGGGCCAGCCTGGagacccccccgccccggggtgcCTACACCCGCGCCCGCCGCCTCCCGATTCATTCGGAAGTTTCCAAGCGGCTCTCACCCGGGAGCTCCGAAGATTGATGGGATCCTTGCCTTATGcgtttgttttggttttgcagAGAAGGAAACTGGACAGAGGGTCATGCTGTCCTTTAAAAACACAAGTAAGTTCTTTGCGCAGCAGATCGGGCTCGCGTAACTTTCGGTGGCGGCACTCGAGATGCTAACTCGGAGTGCCTTCGAGTAAATGTGAATTTTCAGGCAGTTGAATGCGTTGTTTTTAGCCGTGTGGCCCGCAGCGTGCATGCCCCCGCTTTCTCTCCGTGTGTGCCGGAGAACGCACCTGAGTTTGGCTTaaccaggttttgtttttgtttgtttgccttttttttttttccaaccttCTAGCATCACGTAGGGAAAAGACTGGCGTTCACCACGCTTATGAATGATAACGTGCCTCGTGAAACAGAGATCCGAAAGGGATTTGAGTAAAAATCTCCTGCGCCTGCTGCCAACGGGGAAACACCAGAAGCGAGGGCTCCGCGTGACTGAAGACACCCCCGCGCCCGAGGATGCGGCGCGCGCCCGGGAACCCCGCCGGCTTCTGAGCGGGCCCGTGCGGCGGGACGCGGCCGGAGGCACCGCGGGCGCCCAAGGGCAGCATGGCGCACGCCGGGCGAACAGGGTACGACAACCGGGAGATCGTGATGAAGTACATCCACTATAAGCTGTCCCAGAGGGGCTACGAGTGGGACGCTGGGGACGCGGGCGCCGCCTCCGCGCCGGGCGTCTTCTCCTCCCAGCCCGCGCCCGCTGCGCCCCGGGACCCGGCCGCCAGgacctcgccgccgccgccgccggccgccGCGGGGCCCGCGCTCAGCCCGGTGCCACCTGTGGTCCACCTGACCCTCCGCCAGGCGGGCGACGACTTCTCCCGGCGCTACCGCCGCGACTTCGCGGAGATGTCCAGCCAGCTGCACCTGACGCCCTTCACCGCGAGGGGGCGCTTTGCCACGGTGGTGGAGGAGCTCTTCAGGGATGGGGTGAACTGGGGGAGGATTGTGGCCTTCTTTGAGTTCGGTGGGGTCATGTGTGTGGAGAGCGTCAACCGGGAGATGTCGCCCCTGGTGGACAACATCGCCCTGTGGATGACTGAGTACCTGAACCGGCACCTGCACACCTGGATCCAGGATAATGGAGGCTGGGTAGGTGCCTGTCTGGTTGCACGTGAGTCTGGGCTTGCGGTCGCAGGTCCGAGATGCCGTGGCGAGGGTGTGGGTGGACCCCGGGGGCCGGGGCAGACTGCAGAGCCCGTGAGCTAACAGCAGGTGTGTcactttccctgctttccctccAGCGCGCCCTGCAGGAAGCGCACCCTGCCCTCCCAGCTAGGGCAACTGCTTCCCGCCAAAAGTGGTGTGCCAGCCCTGGAGGCTCCCAGATGCTGCCTTTGCGGCCCAGTAGGATTTTGTGATGCATGGTCCTGCCTTCCCGTGCTTCTCAAACTGGGGCTGCGGAGTCCCCAGCACCACAGTTACGTGGCCTGGGTAGTTGAAATCGCAGGTTTCAGGGACTTGGTGTGGACCAGACACACCGCGCATCCCacgaccaccaccaccccagggcGAGGCCCTGGCAGTCTGCATCCTAAACAGGCTCCCCTGGTGGATTTGTCTTTGTCCTAAAAGTTGTAAGCCACCCCATCGAAGAACAGACTCCCCCAGAGGACCAAGAACATGTTTGCCTCACTGGGTAAAAACTGCCCCAGAGGAAGCCCAGTGTAACCCCTTTCCCTGAAGGTCTTAGCTGTGTTTGTGAAGAGGTAAGTGGACGTAGGGAGAGCCGGGGGAGTGTTCACCTGCTGGTCGGGCCGTGACCCAGTGGACACGATGGTGTGCATTGAAGGGCAGCAGTCTGTGGATGCGCTGCGTCCTCTTGTCAGTGATGGGGTTTGGATTGGCTGCAGACTTTGTGTGCTGTCCCTTGTGTCGCATTTAGAAGTTTCCTGGAGTTTTACCATCTCTTACATTTTACCACCTAGACGCCACATGATTTTGTGGTCTCTGCttacatacaccacacacactcacagagaaaCTTGCACCTAGGGAAACTATGTAAAGCGTAGAAGAATTGATCTTTAGCTGTGGATTCTTTCATGCGCTGACCAGGGTTGAAGTGATGAGCAGCTGTGACTTTTAAGAACCTTGGTAAGACGCTTTTTCTCCCGCTCCGGGGCGGTTGCTAGATAGAGCTTCGATCCTGTTCACCACGCAGTTGTATTTTTCCATGATGCTCTGGGACTGGGGTGCGGATCCCAAGACTCAACGGTGCTTAATTAAGATTTCCATCTCTTACCTAAAAGGATTAATTTATGAGAAAGTAATCATTCTTGTCTGGAGTTTTGTTAAACTTTGTTTTTAGTC of Oryctolagus cuniculus chromosome 10, mOryCun1.1, whole genome shotgun sequence contains these proteins:
- the BCL2 gene encoding apoptosis regulator Bcl-2, which gives rise to MAHAGRTGYDNREIVMKYIHYKLSQRGYEWDAGDAGAASAPGVFSSQPAPAAPRDPAARTSPPPPPAAAGPALSPVPPVVHLTLRQAGDDFSRRYRRDFAEMSSQLHLTPFTARGRFATVVEELFRDGVNWGRIVAFFEFGGVMCVESVNREMSPLVDNIALWMTEYLNRHLHTWIQDNGGWDAFVELYGPSVRPLSDFSWVSLKTLFSLALIGACITLGAYLGHK